From a region of the Roseivirga sp. 4D4 genome:
- a CDS encoding HNH endonuclease — protein MRRVLVLNQDYSPLSVCSAERAFLLIYLDKAELVHEDPKLRMRSVGSSYPTPSVIRLQKYIFIPFKSVMLSRQNVFKRDAHQCLYCGSDKDLTLDHVVPKSRGGGSNWTNLATACKRCNSIKGDKTPEEAEMPLSQKPFKPSYIMFVRNFSGFTSDDWLQYLSLN, from the coding sequence ATGAGACGCGTTCTGGTTTTAAATCAAGATTATAGCCCACTATCCGTTTGTTCGGCAGAAAGGGCATTTCTTTTGATTTACCTCGACAAAGCAGAGCTCGTTCATGAAGACCCGAAACTAAGAATGAGGTCGGTAGGCTCTAGTTATCCAACCCCCTCGGTAATAAGGCTCCAGAAATACATTTTCATTCCTTTCAAAAGTGTGATGCTTTCCAGACAGAATGTATTCAAGAGGGATGCTCATCAATGCTTGTATTGTGGAAGCGATAAAGACTTAACCCTCGATCATGTAGTGCCCAAGTCGAGAGGAGGAGGTTCCAATTGGACAAACCTGGCTACTGCCTGCAAGCGCTGTAATTCTATCAAAGGGGACAAAACCCCAGAAGAAGCTGAAATGCCACTTTCACAGAAGCCTTTTAAGCCTTCATACATCATGTTTGTGAGAAACTTCAGTGGCTTTACT
- the smpB gene encoding SsrA-binding protein SmpB: MAKDKQRFAKTVNIKNRKASYEFEFLDKYVAGMQLMGTEIKSIRESLVNLQDAFCYFQGEELFVKQLHIAPYAQGTHYNHESDRERKLLLNKRELSKLREKSKEKGLSIIPTRLFITDRGFAKLEIILGRGKKLHDKRDSIKEKDLKRDLERINY; this comes from the coding sequence AAGCAGCGGTTTGCAAAGACTGTAAATATTAAGAATAGAAAGGCCAGTTACGAGTTTGAGTTTCTGGATAAATATGTTGCAGGAATGCAGTTAATGGGTACTGAGATTAAATCGATTCGTGAAAGCTTGGTAAACTTGCAAGATGCATTTTGCTACTTTCAAGGAGAGGAGCTCTTTGTAAAGCAATTGCATATAGCGCCTTATGCTCAGGGAACTCATTACAATCATGAGAGTGATCGTGAAAGGAAACTCTTATTAAATAAGAGAGAGCTGAGTAAGCTTAGAGAAAAGTCTAAAGAAAAGGGTTTATCGATCATCCCAACTAGGCTTTTCATTACCGATCGTGGATTCGCGAAGCTTGAAATTATATTGGGTAGAGGAAAGAAACTCCACGATAAACGAGATTCCATCAAAGAGAAGGACTTAAAAAGAGATTTAGAAAGAATCAATTATTAG
- a CDS encoding C40 family peptidase encodes MQIGSHGVVRLSIVPVREEPSDASEMISQLLFGEHYTVLEVSENNAWIKIENAFDNYQGWIDLKQHHPISPEYFEQIEGSEYKICTELTSKILFDHQVSYITCGAILPLLNNPIFKEEGNVVFNGNAKSVHQKVSVSTLINTAKMYQNTPYLWGGRSPFGIDCSGFTQVVFRMSGYRLPRDSSQQIMKGEEVEFDEHEPGDLAFFTNKEGKMNHVGILLGEGEVIHASGKVRIDQIDEKGIFNQEQNHYTHHLFKVKRVLK; translated from the coding sequence ATGCAAATAGGAAGTCATGGTGTGGTAAGACTGAGTATTGTTCCTGTAAGGGAAGAACCCTCAGATGCTTCAGAGATGATTTCTCAATTGCTCTTTGGTGAACATTATACAGTGCTTGAAGTATCGGAAAATAATGCCTGGATTAAAATCGAGAATGCCTTCGATAATTACCAAGGTTGGATTGACCTGAAACAACATCATCCAATTTCTCCCGAATATTTCGAACAAATTGAAGGCAGTGAATACAAGATTTGTACTGAACTGACCAGTAAGATTTTATTTGATCATCAGGTGAGCTATATCACTTGTGGTGCTATTCTTCCTTTACTGAATAACCCCATTTTTAAAGAAGAAGGTAATGTAGTGTTTAATGGCAATGCCAAGAGTGTACATCAGAAAGTGAGTGTATCTACCCTGATCAATACCGCAAAGATGTATCAAAACACACCTTATTTATGGGGAGGTAGATCACCTTTTGGAATTGACTGTTCTGGATTTACCCAAGTTGTCTTTAGAATGTCTGGCTATCGACTCCCACGAGATTCCTCCCAACAGATTATGAAAGGGGAGGAGGTTGAGTTTGATGAACATGAACCGGGTGATTTAGCATTCTTTACCAATAAGGAAGGTAAAATGAATCATGTAGGGATACTCTTAGGAGAGGGAGAAGTCATTCATGCCTCTGGAAAGGTGAGGATTGACCAAATTGATGAGAAGGGGATCTTCAATCAAGAACAAAATCATTATACACATCATTTATTTAAAGTTAAGCGAGTGTTAAAGTAG